A genomic window from Lycium barbarum isolate Lr01 chromosome 4, ASM1917538v2, whole genome shotgun sequence includes:
- the LOC132636032 gene encoding large ribosomal subunit protein mL102 (rPPR5)-like has protein sequence MSHFSSSFTHPNSTTKKKMASLYASRALKKHLTTPLSLRSTTASFCYYSSQSLNENPNPKKQEKIEDLICRMMSSRAWTTRLQNSIRNLVPSFDNQLVYNVLHSAKNADHALQFFRWVERSGLLKHDKETHFKIIQILGRAGKLNHARCILLDMPNKGLDWDEELWILMIDSYGKSGIVQESVKLFQKMEELGVERSINSYNALFNVITRRGRYMMAKRYFNKMVNEGIEPTRHTYNLLIWGFFLSSKLDTAIRFFEDMKSREITPDVVTYNTMINGYNRVKKIEEAETYFVEMKGRNIEPNVISYTTLIKGYSSVERIDDALRLFEEMKSFGIKPNAITYSTLLPGLCDAKKMSEARSILKEMEEKYIAPKDNSIFIKLISGQCEAGDLDAAADVLKTMIRLSIPTEAGHYGVLIENFCKAGIYDRAVKFLDKLIEKEIVLRPESSLSMEPSAYNLIIDHLCNNGQTSKAETFFRQLMKTGVQDPVAFNNIVCGHSREGVPDSAFEILKIMGRRKVVSDVISHKSLVECYLKKGEPADAKTALDNMLENGHKPDSLLYRSVMESLMGDGRVQTASRVMKVMLEKGVKEHMDLISTILEALLMRGHVEEALGRIELLLHSSLSPDLDGLLSVLCDKGKTSAALKLLDFGLERNCNIDFSSYDKVLDSLVAAGKTLNAYSILCKMMEKGGVEDHKSCEELIKSLNDEGNTKQADILRRMILGKETTLDSKKGKKKTAMAT, from the coding sequence ATGTCCCATTTCTCTTCATCATTTACACACCCAAATTcaacaacgaaaaaaaaaatggcttcttTGTATGCATCAAGAGCATTGAAGAAGCACTTGACTACCCCACTATCCTTAAGATCAACAACAGCATCCTTCTGTTACTACTCTTCCCAATCCCTCAATGAAAACCCGAATCCTAAGAAGCAAGAAAAGATAGAAGATCTCATTTGCAGAATGATGTCATCACGCGCTTGGACAACACGTTTACAAAACTCCATTCGTAATCTTGTTCCTTCATTTGATAACCAACTTGTTTACAATGTGTTACACAGTGCTAAAAATGCTGACCATGCTTTACAGTTCTTTAGATGGGTTGAAAGATCAGGTCTTTTAAAGCATGATAAAGAAACACATTTCAAGATTATACAAATTCTTGGTAGAGCTGGTAAACTTAATCATGCTAGATGTATACTTCTTGATATGCCTAATAAAGGTCTTGATTGGGATGAAGAATTATGGATTTTAATGATTGATAGTTATGGTAAATCAGGGATTGTTCAAGAAAGTGTTAAGTTGTTTCAAAAAATGGAAGAGTTAGGTGTCGAGAGGAGCATTAATTCGTATAACGCGTTGTTTAACGTGATAACGCGTCGTGGGAGGTATATGATGGCGAAAAGGTATTTTAATAAGATGGTTAATGAGGGTATCGAACCGACCAGACATACGTATAATCTTTTGATTTGGGGGTTCTTTTTATCGTCGAAATTGGATACTGCTATTAGGTTCTTTGAGGATATGAAGAGTAGGGAGATTACGCCTGATGTTGTAACTTATAATACTATGATTAATGGGTATAATCGGGTTAAGAAAATAGAAGAGGCGGAGACGTATTTTGTGGAAATGAAGGGGAGGAATATAGAGCCGAATGTGATTAGTTATACAACGTTGATTAAAGGGTATAGTTCGGTTGAGAGAATAGATGATGCATTGAGATTGTTTGAAGAGATGAAGAGTTTTGGTATTAAACCAAATGCTATTACGTATTCGACACTGTTGCCTGGTCTTTGTGATGCTAAGAAAATGTCTGAAGCTCGGTCGATTTTGAAAGAGATGGAAGAGAAGTATATTGCACCTAAGGATAACTCTATCTTCATAAAGTTAATCTCCGGACAGTGTGAGGCAGGTGATTTAGATGCTGCTGCTGATGTTCTAAAAACTATGATCAGATTAAGTATTCCCACTGAGGCTGGACATTACGGTGTCCTAATTGAGAATTTCTGCAAGGCTGGTATTTATGATCGAGCTGTCAAGTTTCTGGATAAGCTTATTGAGAAAGAAATCGTCCTGCGACCGGAGAGTAGTTTGTCTATGGAACCGAGTGCGTATAACCTGATTATTGATCACCTATGCAATAATGGCCAGACGAGCAAGGCTGAAACTTTTTTTAGACAGTTGATGAAAACTGGGGTTCAAGATCCTGTTGCCTTCAACAATATTGTCTGTGGGCACTCAAGAGAAGGGGTTCCTGATTCGGCGTTTGAAATTTTGAAGATTATGGGGAGAAGAAAGGTTGTTTCTGATGTTATTTCTCACAAGTCACTTGTGGAGTGCTATCTGAAGAAAGGGGAGCCTGCCGATGCTAAAACTGCTTTGGATAATATGCTTGAAAACGGACATAAACCGGACTCCTTGTTGTATAGATCAGTGATGGAGAGCCTGATGGGAGATGGAAGGGTTCAAACAGCAAGCCGAGTGATGAAAGTCATGTTGGAGAAGGGAGTGAAAGAACATATGGATTTAATTTCTACAATATTGGAAGCCCTACTAATGAGGGGACATGTCGAGGAGGCACTTGGAAGAATTGAATTGTTGTTGCACAGCAGTCTCTCACCTGATCTTGATGGTCTCTTGTCGGTTCTATGCGACAAAGGAAAGACTAGTGCTGCTCTAAAGCTGTTAGATTTCGGTTTAGAGAGAAATTGTAACATAGACTTTTCAAGCTATGATAAGGTGTTGGATTCTCTTGTAGCTGCTGGGAAGACACTTAATGCCTATTCTATTTTGTGCAAGATGATGGAGAAAGGAGGAGTTGAAGATCACAAGAGTTGTGAAGAGTTAATTAAGAGCCTCAATGACGAGGGAAACACAAAGCAAGCGGATATTCTAAGAAGAATGATACTCGGAAAGGAAACAACACTTGACAGTAAGAAAGGGAAGAAAAAGACGGCCATGGCTACATGA